In the Pongo abelii isolate AG06213 chromosome 9, NHGRI_mPonAbe1-v2.0_pri, whole genome shotgun sequence genome, gatggtctcaaattcctgacctcaggtgatccactcaccttggcctcggCCCAgcctgtaacctcaaactcttgggctcacaAAATCTTCCCATtgtagcctcccaagaagctaggactacaagtgcatgccactacacctggcttttttttttttttccaatttattttcttagagacaggttctcgatatgttgcccaggctggtctcaagtggtcctccatctcggcctcccaaagtgctgggattacaggcatgagacaccgtgacTGGCATGATTTTTTCCGGATAGCCAATACTTTCATTTGTGCAAcattcaaaagacatacaaagactgagctcagtggctcacacctgtaatcccaacactttgggaggctgaggcaggtggatcatctgaagtcaggagtttgagaccagcttgaccaacatagtgaaaccccgtctctactaaaaatacaaaaattagctgtgtgtggtggcacatgcctgtagtcccagctactggagaggctgaggcaagagaatcacttgaacccgggaggcggaggttgcagtgagctgagatggcaccactgcactccagcctgggtgacagagacagactctgtctcaaaaaaaaaaaaaaaaaaaaaaaaacttaaaaaaaagaagcaaacaagcAAGTTACAATGAAATGTATCTCTGTGACTGCTGTCCTCAGCCATCCAGCCCCCCTCTCCGGAAGCACCTTCTGTTGTTTCTTATGCCCATTGATTATGTTATTTGCATCAGTGCTGAGCTTGTGTTTATCCTTATCCATTTCAGCTGGTCAGTTTTCCTCCAGGGCCCCTGAGGTTGGGGTCTGTTGCATTTGGGATCTGTGATCCTTCAGCCCTCACACTGGCCTTATTTTCCAGATATATTGCCACTGgttgggctgggctcagtggctcacacctgtaatcccagcactttgtcaggctgaggcgggcagattgcttgagctcagaagttcaagactagcctgggcaacatggtgaaaccccatctctacaaaaatacaaaaattagctaggcatggtggtgtgtacctgtagtcctagcaactcaggaggctgaggtgggaggatggctcaagccaggaggtggagattgcagtgagcagagagaacatcatgccactgaactccagcctgggtggcaaagccagaccctgtctcaaaatatatacctacatatatgTTGCACTGATTGCATTTTGGTAAGTCTGCCTCTGTGCATAGAGACTACATCCAACCATGACTGGACTCCCATCTGGCCAGCATGTTCTGTTCACAGGGAGGAAACAGAATATGGAGCGCAAGGCACTTTTGTTCTTCATGACACTGGGTTTCAAAATCTTTTGAGAAATAACTTTCTTAGAAGGCTTTTCCTCTAGAGATTGAGATTTAGTGGTGCCAGGGTGAATCCTGGGCACCtcttgggactttttttttttttttgagatggagtcatgctgtgtggcccaggctggagtgcagtagtgcaatcttggctcactgcaacctccgccttctgggttcaagcgattcttctgcctctgcctcccgagtagctgggactacaggcgcatgccaccacacctggctaatttttgtgtttttaccagagatagggttttaccattaTTTTTACCATTTACCATTTaccatgatctgcccacctcggcctcccaaagtggactttttttttttttttttaagagccgaGGTCCCATTGTCACCCAGGGtgcagtgcagtgccacaatcatagttcactgcagcttgaactccttggctcaagtgatcctcccgcctcagcctcttgagtagctgggactacaagcaggtgctcaccatgcccagctaatttttattttttgtaaagatgggctgtccgtatgttgcccagggtgttcTTGAACTACTGGGATCAAGCGAtcgtcccacctcggcctcacaaagtgctggggttacaggtgtgagccacggagcCCGGCCACCTCTTGTGGCTTTAAAACTTAAGTGGTGCCTGTGCTGTGCACCCTGGATTGAAAGTGCTGTTTCAGTGTCTCTGTtttgcaggtgaagaaactgaggctcagagaagtgaaaggCGGCTGCACCAGGCTTaatgggcttttttgtttgtttgtttgttttgagacagagacttgctgtgttccccaggcaggagcgcagtggcacaatttcggctcactgcaacctctgcctcccaggttcacgccattctcctgcctcagcctcccgagtagctgggattacaggcgcctgccaccacacctggctaattttttgttggccaggctggtctcaaactcctgacctcaggtgatccgcttgcctcagcctcccaaagtgttgggattacaggtgtgagccactgcgcccggccaaggagCACATTTATTTTATCACCTTTTTTCCGGTAAATGGAGAGAACACTTCTCAATCTCCCTGTGTGAGTTGTGCAGGTTCCTCACTCCGATTGTTCTGCTCACCGTCTGTGGGCTTCAGTGGTTCCTTTGTGATTCTCCTTAGGTGCTGGCTGCTCCACCCCGTGTGCTGGTGGGGGAAGGCTGGGCCTTCCCTGCTGGTTCTCATGCTGTTATCGCTTAGCCTCGCATATGTTCGGCCCTTTCAGCCACTTGGTTTTTTATCTTGTCTCTGAGGATTGCACTGTGTGTCTGGAAGAGACTGTTACTTCATCCTGCACTGTCCTGTGCTCCCCCAGCAGCTGCTGATCTCATGCCAGGCTGCTGATGGGCACTGAGTAAATggagaataaaggaagaaatcCATGCCCAGTGGTGATTCAGCTCCTTATGCTCTTTCCACAGTGCTCAGCAGCCCCCTGCCATCCCATGCCTGGGAAGTTGTTCTTGCTACTTTTAATATTACTGTTTCCTCCCTGAAAATCACTCCCACTTCTCTTACTGCATCCCTTTAGATCCTCGGAAGCCCTCGTCCCACTGAAATCTGCTttcttaaattattctttttcttttggctagattccttccctttctctgaaGTGGCTGGGGCACTTTTGCCAAGGCTATCATCCCACTTGAAATGTCAGCAGATAAgggcgggcacagtggcccacgtctgtaatcccagcactttgggaggccaagatgggtggatcacttgaggtcaggagtttgaggctagcctggccaacatggtgaaactccgtctctactaaaaatacaaaaaattagccaggtgtggtagctcttgcctgtagtcccagctacttgggaggctgaggcaggagaattgcttgaacctgagaggcggaggttgcagtgagccgagatcgtgccactgcactccagccggggcaacagagtgagactctgtctcaaaaaaaaaaaaaaaaaaaaaagtcagcacaTTCACCCATAAGTGCTCAAGATGGGAGGCTCCTTAAAGACCATGTCTCCCCAGCTTCCTGAGCTTCCTGAGGGGCCCTTGTCTACCTTGGACACCACTAGTTGTTGGTTCTTTCTGCCACTGAGCCAAGAATCAGTCCACTCAAAGCTGTCCCCAGAGGCTCCTGGTTCCTGTCCTGTGGCCATATGGCAAATCTGCACCCTCTCTTCCTTGTGACCTCCCAGCCAGGGTAGACGGGTCCTGCCCTGCTCAGTGGAGGGACCGCAGGCCTTGGGGTCAGACTCAGCTAAGTTCAAAGCCGCGTTCCTCCATTTCCTAATGGCTTCACTTTTTAGGCATGGTCTGTTATTTtacctgcttcctcatctgtaaagcagggTTCCTATTACCTACTTTGTTGGGTCATCCagagaatgcaataaaatggcataaaggggctgggcgcggtggctcacgcctgtaatcccagcactttgggaggccgaggcggggggatcacgaggtcaggagatcgagaccatcctggctaacatggtgaaaccccgtctctactaaaaatacaaaaaattagctgggcgtggtggctcaggaggctgaggcaggaaaatggcgtgaacccgggaggtggagcttgcagtgagccgagatcgcgccactgcactccagcctgggggacagagcaagactccgtctgaaaaaacaaacaaacaaacaaaaaaggcataAAGACTTAACATTAGGCCTTGTACATAACAGACACTATCCCTAGTGGTTGTTTATTCTCATCACCATCAAGCTTAGTAGTCAACAGACCCTGAGTGCAAGGTgtggaaaaagaatgagaaatatgGGGCAGCTTCTGCCTGCAGTGTTGTTGGACAGAGATGCATTCAGAATGAAGGTGAGCCATAAATGAGGCGGCAGAGACTGAACGGAAGCAAGCGTGAGCTGTGTGGTGTGGACAGCAGGTGCCCATGTGATCAGGAAGGAGATCAGCCCAGCGAGGGATGAGCTCACCTCTCCCCAACGTCAGCTCTCCCACAAGGTGGGGAGGCCCACATCTCCATCTCTGGCCCAGATCAGTCCCCTGAGCTCTACCCAGACCCATATATTCCTATTCCAGTTGGAATAGCACTAAGTCCTGTCCAAATCTCCTGCAGGGATGTTCTCACAGGGCAGTCAGTCTGTCCTGGACTCTCTTTcaactcttgttttcttttgtttgagatggagtttcactcttgttgcccaggctggagtgcaatggcatggtcttggctcactgtaacctctgctaccagggttcaagtgattttcctgcttcagcctcctgagtagctgggattacaggcacgtgccaccacgcctggctaattttgtatttttagtagagacggggtttcaccatgttggtcaggctggttttgaactcctgacctcaggtgatctgcccacctcggcctcccaaggtgctgagctaccatgccaggcctctttttttgagacgggagtctcactctgtcgcctgcccaggctggagtgcagtgccgcgatctcggcacaccgcaacctctgcctctcaggttcaagcgattctcgtggctcagcttcccaagtagctgggattacaggtgcccaccactatgcctggctaatttttgtatttttagtagagacagggtttcaccatgttggccagactggtctcaaactcctgacctcaagtgatctgtctgccttggcctcccagactgctgggattacaggcgtgagccgccatgcccggcctcaactcTTGTTTTCTAACCAGCTACCAAAACCTGTTAATTCAACCTCTTAAGTCACTCTCAGATTTATCTATTCCCCTCCAACCCTTCCACCTTTACAATGTCCTCATCACATCTTTTCTAAATGGCTGCTGCAGCCTTCAAGCTCATCTGCTGGTCTGCAGAGCAGGTCTTGTTTCTCCCGGCATGTTGTATTAAGGAGATCTTTCTAAAATACATCGTCTCACTTCTCTGCCTAGGTCCCTTTGCCAGCTCCCCTGTCTCTCAGGACAGAGTGTGCAATCCTTGCTCCGGCTCACAGTAGTAACAGTAACAGCTACAAGGCTCCTCAGGGCCTAGACTCTTCCTCCGCTCCTGCCCCATTGGCACTCACCATCCCCATCGTCTCCAGCTGCACTGAGCCCTGTGTGGTTCTCGGCATCGGCCACATTCTCCCTTATCTCTGCTTTTGACATATGCTACTTCCTATGCCCAGAACATCCATCCTTGTCAGATGTCTTCAGGATGCCACTCAGGTGTCATTCCCTTTGGGACATCTTCTTGGACACCTCTTCCTGCAGGGTGGACATCCCTCCCGTGTGCACCAGTGCAACCTGTCATGCTGTGTGGCGATGGTCTGTTTGTCTCCCCTACTGGCCTTAGAGTTCCTGTATAGGTTGGGACCCAACCTAGGTTCATGCTGTACCTAGGACACGAACTAGTAGGAAGTTAATAAAAGCCAGATGTATGGATGGTTGGGAAGATGGGATCTGAGTAGGGCCCTGAGATATGGCCTGAGTCAGATGATGGCGTTTAGAAACCTGACCTCTTCTCAGCCGATCTGTGTGCATTGGACAAGTGACTTAACCCTCACTCACGCATTGAACCAACCTTTATCGAGGGTCCGCCGCATGCCAGGGTGCTGGGTACTGCAACAGTGAGTCCGGCGGCTTGGGTCTTTGTCCTCCTGGAGCTCTCATTCGAATGTGGTACAGAGACATTTGCTGCAGGTAATAGTGAACTCTATGACTGAAGAGACAGAGGCTAACAACCAGGCTTTGGGTGGGGTGGTTGGGGAAGGCTGTTGGAGGAGGTGATACAAAGGCCACATCTTAAAGGAAAAGGAGCGTACTCTGGGGTTGGGAGAGGGATGTGAGCACGGAAAGGTCAGCTGTGGCTCGAGGGTGGTGAGCATGGCAGGGGGAAAGCAACTAGAAGTGAAGGTAGTGAGCCAGACCATGGGCCTGGTGGACGGTGGTTGGCCTCTATTCAGAGGGCACTGGGAGGACAGGACGACAAAGGACTCTACGCGAGGAAGGTGCCCTGGCTTACAGTTGGAAACAGCATTTGGGAGGCAGCGTGGACAAGAGTTGCTGATGGATTGGGAGGGGAGGCGCAGGATGAGTCCGGGTTTCTGGCTGGAGTAACAGGACTGAGGCTGGTGCCATTACCGACTGGGGAAGATCAAGGGAAATCAGGAGTCTTGCTTTGGCCATGTGAAGTCTGGGATGACTGTGAGTGTTCAGGTCGCAACATAAGTGGTTAGATGGGAGGCTCTAGAGTTGGGAGGGGAGGCTCTGACCTTTGGTTTCCTCCTTTGCAAAAGGAAGCATCAGCAGAATTGATTTCACAGGGAGGGCTGCTTTAAGGACTCCATGAAATAAACCATGTAAGGCACTCAGCAGCAGCCTGGCTCAAAGGAAATGCCCTGTAGGTGACGGTGACAGCTATTAATGTTGTCAGTCCTTGGACACAGCAGGTGAAAGGGGTGGCGAAAGAAGCAGTTTAAAGATTAGTCCGAAACCTCCTGTACAGGAGAATCCCAGATGATGCATGTAGGGACAATCAACGCCTCACCCGAGTGTGGGCTGCACCAgcgacttccttccaaagagaacagcatgggagcaGGTGTGTGGAACTTTACAGTGAGGAGCCCAGGTCAACCTCATCAGTGATGTCATGTTGACGGCATGTGCCCTTCACAGGCTGTGCTGAGAAGGGCATTCACCTTTGAGGTCTTCCTCCCCACAACCTATAACCTCCATCCAGCCATGAAAAGAACATCAGACAATCCCcaactgagggacattctacaaaatgcctgaccaatactcctcaaaactgtcaaggtcatcaaaaatagAGATCAAAAAGTCTAAGAAAATGTCACAGCCCAAAGGATCCTAAGAAGGCAGAATGGGCTGGATGtgttggttcacgcctgtaatcctagcactttgggaggctaaagtaggaGGATTGATaactgaggtcagttcaagaccctatctctaccaaaaaaaacaaaagaaaacaaaacaaaacaaagagccaGGTGtaatgacacatgcctgtagtcccagatacccagaaggctgaggtgggaggatggcttgaacccaggagttccaggctgcagtgaactaagatggcaccactgcactccagcctgggcaacagagcaagacctggtctctaaaatcaacaacaaaaaagaagacagaatgaTCAAGCGTAGTGTGGCATTCTGGGTGGGAgtctgaaatggagaaaggacattAGGGAAAAACTAAGGACATGCATAAAATagggacatttatttatttatttgagacagagtcttactctgtcgcccaggttggagtgcagtggtgcaatcttggctcactgcaacctccgcctcccgggttcaagcgattttcttgcctcagcctcccgagtacctgcgattacaggtgcccaccaccatgcccggctaacttttgtatttttagtagagacggggtttcaccacattggctaggctggtcttgaactcctgacctcaggtgatccacctgcctcagcctccccaagtgctgcgATTATGggagtgaaccaccgtgcccggccaaaatagggactttagttaataatcaTGCATCACGACTGACTCACTAGTTATGACAAATGCACATGAATGCAACATGTTAACAGTAAGGGAAACTGGCAGGGTGGTATATAGCCACTCTttctactatttttgcaacttttccataaatctaaaggtattctaaaataaaatagtttacttaaaaataaaaccagtctGGAGTTGGCGTGCAGGTTAGATAGAGGCTCTTCCACTTTCTGCACCAAAAGGCCATCCCTTTGCCTTTAGTCTCTGGCggaccttgggcagctctgctctgGTCCAGCCTTAACTCCTGGTGACTGGGCACAGCTGCTTCAGGGTCTGAGTCAGCACCTTCCACCTGAGTTGCCTTGTGCTCCAAACTGTCCCTACACAGCTGATTTCCTCTTCTCTGCTCGGGCTTCTTACTTCTGAGCCTATGAGAAAACCCAGGTGTCTTTTGGGCTAAGGCATCAGTTAAAATGTCTTGAGTAGCACATCTGGATTTGGGACCCAATTCCAGCAGCAAGAGGGAACTTCATTCTGTAAACGaatatttattgtgcacctgTGATGGGCCAAGCAGTATTTTGGGTGCCAAGGATACAACAGGGAAAAACATTTCCTCTTTTCTTGGAGCTTGCATTCTTATGGGAGAGACAAATGAATAATTAATGCCAAGGAGTGGGAAATacgagtaaaaaaaaaaaaaaaaaaaagaggggtcgGAGAAGCGAAGGCCTCCTGAAGTGACATTTCAGCCAAGACCTGAATGAGGGAGCAAGCCACATGGGCCTGAGGGCAGCAGCAGGATGGACAGGACCAAAGGTCcttgcaaaggccctgaggccggGTGGTGTTTGAGGAATGTTGAGAGGCCAGTGAGGAGGGGAAGCGTAAGAGGAATTAAGATCCAGCAGCTCCTGGGAGATCAGACCATGTGGGCCCCTCACAGGTGAGGCTTCAGCTTACACACCTAGGTGGGTGGGATACTCTGCACAGTTTGGATCAGCAATCCAACACGATCTGCTCAGCTCTGAAAAATCTCTGGCTATTGAGTGGAGAACAGGCTACAGGGAGAAGAGGGTGGGAGCAGGGATAATTAGGAGCCTATTGCAATATCCAGATAAGATAATCGCAGTAGAGGAAGGGGCGAGGCACTGTCAGGGTAAGCCTGGAGGATTTGCTCATGGATTAGATGGTGGGTACAAGAGAAACAGGAATCGAGGATTCCCCAGTTTTCGGCCTCAGAACTGAAGAACTGAGTTAGCATTTACTAGGAGGGAAGTCCTCCCAGGGGAGCACATTTCACACCATGGGGCCAAGTGAGCTCCCTTTAGGGTTGAgtgtggggagagaggaggcTAGATTAGAGGCTGGAGCCCCAAGTCCTCCAGGGTTTCGAGGCTGGGAAGCTGAGGACACCGTAGCAAGGGAGGCCAAGAAGGAGAGGCCAGGGAGGTGAGAGGAGAGCACAGAGCTGTCCACAGGCCAGGTGGAAAGACTCACGCGGGTGATTATTTGCATCCAATGCTACTGATAGGACTGGGCAACCCAGGTCACTGGCAACTGTGGAAAGGAAACTTTTGGTGGGATTGTGAGGAAAAAACTGGAAGGGAGTGGGCACAAGTGGAGACGGGGAGCACACACAGCTCTTTGGAAGAGTTTTGCTCTAAGGGGAGCAGAGACAAGGCATGGCAGCTGAAGGGAATCTGGAAGTCTCCGGTCTTTAATATCGAGCTATATCCACTTGGGATGCATGTAAGTGGGTGCAAAGTCCTGGCAGAGGGGAGAACCTGCCATGCACGAGAGAGGGCGACTGTAGGAGAAAAGCCCTCAAGGAGTGAAGAGGGATGGGCCCCGAGAAtgggagcagggtggggcatttaTTACCACAGAAGGGGAGGCTGAGGATATGGTGTCGGATGCAGACAGGCTGAGAGTTCACCCTTCACCCTCTGTCCTAGGTCTAAGCCAGAACCTAAGAGGGCCAGAAGCTGGGGTCCAAGTCTACTTGTCCCACCCCCTCCACTGGAACTCTCTGGCCCCCAGCTCTGCACGTCTCCTGCCCTGCAGCCCTCGCCTGGCTGTGCTCCGGGAAGGCCTCGTGGGCACTTCACCCTGCTCTGCAGCCACACTCACACTCTGGGTCCAGGTCACACTAGGTATGATTTGCTTCTCCTGGCCTTTCCTCTCACCAGCCCTGCTATCACCTCATTTAGAAGGCAggtatgattttcattttctaggctcagagagtttgtgcagggccACACAGCTGGGTCCCCGAGCCTCTCTATGTGAGGTCGTCTGGGCACAGGGCTTGGGGAACCCAAGACTGAGGCCAGTGACAGCAGGCTCTGGATGGCCATCCACTCCTCTGGGGCTGTAAGCGCTGCCTCTCCTGCAAGCCTTCACCTCtggacacttcttttttttttgagacagagtctcattctgtcatccaggctggagtgcggtggcatgatctcagctcactgcaacctccgcctcccgggttcaagtgattctcgtgcctcagcctcctgagtagctgagattacaggcacacaccaccacacccggcaaaatttttttttttttttttgagactgagtctcgctgtgtcaccaggctggagtacagtggtgcgatctgggctcactgaaacctccacctcctgagttcaagtgattctcctgcctcagcctcctgagtagctgggattacaggcacgtgccaccacacccagctaatctttgtatttttagtaggcacggggtttcaccatgttggccaggatggtcttgatctcctgacctcatgatccgcccacctcagcctcccaaagtgctgggattacaggtgtgaaccaccgcacccagccaattttttatattttttagtaaagacagggtttcgccacattgcccaggctggtctcaaactcctgagttcggGCAAaacgcctgccttggcctcccagagtgctgggattacaggcgtgagccactgtgcctggccacctctGGGCATTTCTTCATGGGGAAGGCTGTGTGTGCAGGCCTGTCTTGGAAGCCAGCGGAAAAACCGGGCGCCCAGGGAACAGTGGCTACCACTGCTTTCCATCTCTAAGTCAAGGGCGGGCAGGGAAAGGAACTCCACAAATGTACCTCAGCCCTATTCCCTCCACCTGCAGAGGCAAAGACCCCACTGGCTCAGACTTCACCAACCTGGAGCAGGGGAGAGAAGCTAAGTTCTGACCTTTGATCAGAAGATGGGGAAGCCACACTCAACACGTCACTGCCTTGGGAGGTGGATTTGGGGATGGTGGGTCCTGGGGAAAAACGGGCTTTTGGTGTGGAAATGACATCTTTCCTGTTTCTGACGTCTGCCTGCCTCATGCCGGGTGAGACACCTTCACGCCTGTCTCCATGACTGAGAACATGGGAGTATGCTTTTCTACCTACGTTCCTGGTGGATTTTCACTGGAGTCGGGCTGCACTGTGGAAAAGGGGTTGGGCAGCTCCTGTGGCACAGTGAGGGGGCACAGAAGCCCAAGGCAGTCGGTAAGAAATCACCAGTTTATTGAATGAAAAACCCAACATCAACTCagtccctcccacccccatctcctCTCTCTGGCCCAGGAGACGCTCAGGACAGCAGGGCTGAGCCCTGGGAAGGGCTGGAGGAGAGCTTGGGGGAGGTATGGAGAATGAGAAAAACACTTTCAAAACGAAGTTCTGTGCAAAAACTTCTGGGAAGGAGTGAGAGGACAAGAGAAAAGCTCCAAAGGGGCTGTGGGGCACAGAGGGCCGGGCTGGGGGGGTGcggagggctgggctggggccctGTGTCCTCAACCACTCCTGAGAACACGGACGGTCAGGATTAAGGGGCTCAGACCCCGGGTTGGTGAGAGGGAGGTGACAGGGAGGGAAGGAGCCTGCTGGAGGGAAACCTGGCTGGGAGGATGGGTCTGGGCCCAGGCCAGGGCCTAAGGAGGGGGAagaacagagcagggaaaggcagaAAAACTGACacggtgggaggagggagatgaaTGAGAGATGAAACAGAATGTCTCAGGGGCCGCAAACAGCATGTATGGTGGTGGGGGTCTGCCTCCCATCTCTCCAAGTCCAGGCAGAGCTGTGCTGGGTGaggggctgggaggcagaggcaggagcatCATCAACAAGGTCAGAAGCCACGAAGACAGCGACCAGTGCACAGGGTGTGTCACATGGTACAACCAAGAGACTTGGCGTGCAAAGAACCAAAGAAACACTCAGGACGTACACGACATCTGCAGGGAACCTGGGGGTGGTGAGGAAGTCGTGCACGGGT is a window encoding:
- the LOC112135443 gene encoding uncharacterized protein LOC112135443, whose protein sequence is MPRGLSVWSCSGGRTRRSKPEPKRARSWGPSLLVPPPPLELSGPQLCTSPALQPSPGCAPGRPRGHFTLLCSHTHTLGPGHTRGKDPTGSDFTNLEQGREAKF